From Mya arenaria isolate MELC-2E11 chromosome 12, ASM2691426v1, the proteins below share one genomic window:
- the LOC128210990 gene encoding uncharacterized protein LOC128210990 yields the protein MEVNSLFHYLEKIVTDMLANPGSTKCLYAEDGSRFFKFASLIFEDMDVKDPQSLYLREALRGFRKSYGSRSADVCLYYVFQFIKVAQHLQPQGVPFALTTNEMKATLEQCKKHLVSHVSSTFNILQTGDLPCFDTDKPHDTELPHVLDINLTHWEARDSYTAATSESYHRDQIDAIACGRKYVTEKVQKSIDLNNFHGRKSDVVSEKQDCKSSGCAVDVVKCVPGTRNKEITEDKTCINGKGNLTDMAKQKEVIGLGKETTDNGDRDEVIHLEMRNLKQDLIEDDVSWFFSTEDRSLMKVKNEVVSSNLHENKRIAVEIEIENNTESNEKQMVEVEGKAIEYALTISRKANDKETTEVKSEEIEDDLIRELEQLQKDIANDLEQVALLQNHTAAKQVKRSNDSIDEVSVINTSSDSDFEDCFDDFERTTKTNKDYNEMKLKKKTQESLFKFDTFDIELGENLDQEFKEVVFVMDTSAEMKRAESFVDDEEQDNNQENSGHTTSTAKSQELLGSRQLHNTDPKEFSLPLNSLAKSQSKLDSLNLQDVQMMLKCVNDKQSTFAAKMAVLSRHLNVNNDVNSENKSEVVTDPSNRSINNGDGKLNKDSNTDTTSPVNIEVKHINRTKKELIEDGKDQLDQQTRQQETDVNKKLDPSNKKSFYKKHADITIQKDKSKNRNEILKLVKGTVGDNDSEIADVVTDIIMFQNDGKAEGKKFILDPAVVQCYCQPGGKRRPVLVPGLVISTLSNQLGTILRNGQSTSYRTLLLNADLARDFRHKGYKSMKGTQLISAENYASTVDEKSTWKQSIFTVLNQLKVNLILVKGTASEWIRTELESNGVVVLDQMGYRALELVSMATQTDMLTYVLLANEDMVSEGISLSSWQPDWMDHLKCHNEVVLTVHKSPLQTVVISEIHPALCDLREQEFWDCLYQLTSVLTFDDIVVGQGQIEKYCIDVIEKKIGVLHSASDVSYRPPILETFQRALQHYIQHVSPYHGYIESSTMKMKILTRALDIASVVVNIDCFIQTGRTDNDNVDSL from the exons AAAAGATTGTAACGGACATGTTGGCAAATCCAGGAAG cACCAAGTGCTTGTATGCAGAAGATGGAAGCAGATTTTTCAAGTTTGCTTCCCTCATATTTGAAGACATGGATGTGAAG GATCCTCAATCTTTGTACTTACGAGAGGCATTGCGAGGATTTAGGAAGTCCTACGGGTCAAGATCGGCTGATGTCTGCTTGTATTACGTTTTTCAGTTTATCAAAGTTGCTCAACATCTTCAACCTCAG ggcGTACCCTTTGCTTTaacaacaaatgaaatgaaGGCCACTCTGGAACAATGTAAAAAGCATCTTGTCTCACATGTTTCCTCTACTTTCAATATTCTTCAAACAGGAGATCTTCCATGCTTTGATACTGACAAACCTCATGACACAGAACTTCCTCATGTTCTTGATATTAACTTGACCCATTGGGAAGCAAGAGACTCCTATACAGCAGCAACTTCTGAGTCATATCATAGGGATCAAATAGATGCAATTGCGTGTGGAAGGAAATATGTTACAGAAAAAGTTCAAAAATCAATAGACCTTAATAATTTTCATGGCAGAAAAAGTGATGttgtttctgaaaaacaagATTGCAAATCATCTGGATGTGCTGTTGATGTTGTGAAATGTGTCCCTGGTACAAGGAATAAAGAGATAACTGAAGATAAGACTTGTATAAATGGAAAGGGTAACTTAACTGATATGGCCAAACAAAAAGAAGTAATTGGTTTGGGAAAAGAAACAACTGATAATGGAGATCGAGATGAGGTCATACACCTAGAAATGAGAAATCTGAAACAAGATTTGATTGAAGATGATGTTTCTTGGTTCTTTTCCACTGAAGATAGATCATTGATGAAAGTAAAGAATGAAGTTGTTTCATCTAATTTGCATGAAAATAAGAGAATTGCAGTTGAaatagaaattgaaaataacacagaatcgaatgaaaaacaaatggtTGAGGTTGAAGGTAAAGCAATTGAATATGCATTGACAATTTCACGAAAAGCTAATGACAAAGAAACCACTGAAGTAAAATCTGAGGAAATTGAAGATGACCTAATTAGAGAACTAGAACAGTTGCAGAAAGATATAGCAAATGATCTTGAACAAGTTGCCTTGCTTCAAAATCATACAGCTGCAAAACAAGTAAAGAGGTCAAATGACTCAATAGATGAAGTATCTGTGATAAATACTTCCTCTGACAGCGACTTTGaagattgttttgatgattttgaGAGAActactaaaacaaataaagattacaatgaaatgaaattgaagaaGAAGACACAAGAAAGTCTGTTTAAATTTGATACATTTGATATTGAGTTAGGTGAAAATTTGGATCAAGAGTTTAAAGAAGTGGTGTTTGTAATGGATACCAGTGCAGAAATGAAAAGAGCTGAAAGTTTTGTTGATGATGAAGAACAAGACAATAATCAAGAAAATAGTGGACACACGACTTCTACAGCAAAGTCACAAGAATTGCTTGGCTCCAGACAGTTGCATAACACTGATCCAAAGGAATTTAGTTTACCACTAAATAGTTTAGCTAAATCTCAAAGTAAGCTTGATTCTTTAAATCTTCAGGATGttcaaatgatgttaaaatgtgtcaATGATAAGCAGAGCACATTTGCAGCTAAGATGGCTGTTCTAAGTAGACATTTGAATGTTAATAATGATGTAAACTCAGAAAATAAAAGTGAAGTTGTAACAGACCCATCAAACAGAAGTATCAACAATGGAGATGGAAAACTAAACAAGGATAGCAATACAGATACCACAAGCCCAGTTAACATTGAGGTTAAGCATATAAACAGAACTAAAAAAGAGCTAATAGAAGATGGCAAGGACCAGCTCGACCAACAGACTCGCCAACAAGAAACTGATGTGAACAAAAAACTGGATCCAAGCAATAAAAAGAGTTTTTACAAGAAACATGCGGATATTACAATTCAGAAAGACAAATCcaaaaacagaaatgaaattttaaaacttgTGAAAGGAACTGTTGGTGACAATGACAGTGAAATTGCAGATGTTGTAACAGATATTATTATGTTCCAAAATGACGGAAAGGCAGAGGGGAAAAAGTTTAT TCTGGACCCAGCTGTTGTGCAGTGTTACTGTCAGCCTGGTGGGAAGAGAAGACCAGTTCTGGTTCCTGGTTTGGTGATATCTACATTATCTAACCAACTGGGAACCATTCTCAGAAATGGACAGTCAACATCATACAGGACTTTG CTCCTGAATGCCGACCTAGCACGGGACTTCAGACACAAAGGTTACAAGAGCATGAAAGGGACACAACTCATTTCAGCTGAAAACTATGCCTCCACAGTTGATGAGAAATCTACCTGGAAACAATCCATTTTCACTGTTCTCAATCAG TTGAAAGTCAACCTGATACTGGTAAAAGGAACAGCATCAGAATGGATCAGAACAGAGCTGGAATCAAATGGCGTGGTTGTGCTTGACCAGATGGGTTACCGAGCATTGGAGcttgtttccatggcaacacAAACAGACATGCTTACCTATGTTTTACTAGCAAATGAG GACATGGTATCTGAGGGTATATCCTTGTCTTCATGGCAACCAGACTGGATGGACCATTTAAAATGTCACAATGAAGTTGTCTTAACTGTTCACAAGTCACCATTGCAG ACAGTGGTCATTAGCGAAATTCACCCTGCACTCTGTGACCTCCGAGAGCAGGAGTTCTGGGATTGTTTGTACCAGCTGACCTCAGTTTTGACCTTTGATGACATAGTTgtgggtcaaggtcaaataGAGAAATACTGCattgatgtcattgaaaaaaagATAG GTGTCCTTCATTCGGCATCCGATGTTAGCTACAGACCACCAATACTTGAAACATTTCAAAGAGCTCTTCAGCATTACATACAACATGTGTCGCCTTACCACGGATACATTGAAAGCTCAACTATGAAGATGAAAATTCTTACAAGAGCGCTAGACATAGCGAGTGTAGTTGTAAATATTGACTGTTTCATACAGACAGGGCGTACTGATAATGATAACGTGGACAGCTTGTGA
- the LOC128210342 gene encoding V-type proton ATPase subunit e 1-like, protein MIRNSLPVSNCQTNIQKKKLTMTRADTAFAVVTIFWGFIGVVCPILTGLFMRKSPNRGIVQIMFVMTAVCCYLFWLCAFLFQINPLVGPQLESNLIRTMQYEWYGINPQHTPEHPEA, encoded by the exons ATGATTAGAAATTCACTTCCGGTATCTAATTGTCAAACAAATatccagaaaaaaaaactaacaatgACGAGAGCCGATACTGCATTCGCAGTTGTTACTATTTTCTGGGGTTTCATTGGTGTTGTATGTCCAATCTTAACCGGATTGTTTATGAGGAAATCACCAAACAGAGG aatcGTGCAGATAATGTTCGTTATGACTGCAGTTTGCTGTTACTTATT TTGGCTGTGTGCATTTTTGTTCCAAATCAACCCTCTTGTTGGACCACAGTTGGAGAGCAATTTGATAAGAACCATGCAGTACGAGTGGTACGGGATCAACCCACAACACACTCCA gaACACCCAGAAGCATAA